The genomic segment CTCCAACAaagtcgatgcatgcactcgagaCTCTCTGCGCGACTTCAGAGGACTTAAATTTCGCCATTGCAGCTTCTTTCGCGAAAGGCTGTCCTGCCTCCCTCAGCAGCGCCGCGTTCGCCGTGAGCAACGCAGCCGCTTCGATTTCCGTCGCCagctgaaaaggaaacgaagggaTCGGTTTTTGATTGGAatcgaaaagaaagaactcagaggcgagcggagagagggcACAAGCGACAGATGAAAGAGGGATGtggaggagagcagagagacgcaagggggagaggagagaaagagaggtgagaggagctggaggaggagagatacTCGGAGatgaaagacgagagagaagaagggaggaaaagcAAGAGAGGGCATGGGAGATCAAGAGGAGAGATAATTGGTGAAGTGGAAATAGGAGATGAAGGAAAAGCGATTCCGGGGGTATacaagaggagacgaaagagcagagagagagaagaaagaaagtcGAGGAAGATAATTACGAGGAGAGCCGGCATAAAAAGGAGAGTTGACATCGAAGGACAGGAGAGGAGTGGAGACgaggtgagaagagagagggacgagcagcgagaaccgacgaggagagaagagaaacgcgatgGTGGAAGAACGAATCACGAACGAACGAGGAAAGCAGATTCGTctggcgagaagcagcgctTCTGTCCttgtcgaggaagaggaaaggtgaagagagacaatgaaaaagagaaaagacgaacaTAGGACacaagacaaagagaacaaAGCTTCCAAGAGGCAGAACAAGAAGCGCGAatggagaaggcgactgtTTGTTCTATTTGTCTACCTTGGCGTATTCGAACTGGACACCCTGGAAATCAGCAATTTTTCTGCCGAACTGCTGACGGTCGTGCATGTAACGCATCGCCGTTTCAAAGGCTCCCTTTGCAAGACCTAGCATCTGCGCCGCAATGCCTGCATGCAATCGGAATCAGTCGTTTTCCAATTAAACAGGAGATGGGAGCTCCCCTGGAGACACCGACGCACATCTGGAATGAACGGGTCGTCCTTCAGAGGCGGGCGTCTTcatggagagaagagtcgagaaaggaagaagcgagtgaGACAAGAGGGAAGGCCAAAAGAGACGGAGGCCTGGAACGAAGGCTGAGAGGATGCGAGGAAGACATGTggagaggaacaagaaaaggagagaggaaaaagagaaggagagaggaagagaattTCAGAAGTCGTGTGGGGATTGTCTTGCGACGCTACGTTTCGCTATTACTCACAGCAGCCAAAAAGAAATAAAGGAAGAGGTGCGTGTCTCAGAAAACTGCCGAAAAAAACTCTGAAGTCGGAAATGTCTGACGCTAACCAAGACTGAGAAATACCAGTCCAAAAGGttgagaagaacgaagacgacTGCGCACAGCACAGACTCTCTCACCGATGCGCCCTTCGTTCAACAGACGGATCGCAATCTTGTATCCTTCTCCGACCTCGCCGAGTACGCAAGAATCATGAAcctgaaacagaaaaagcaaagtCTGTCAACTTTGTTTCCAAGTTCCCCACAAGCTGTTcggcggcgcatgcacgtaTACGAAGACCATGTAGCATGCTCATCGAAATCGACTAGGTGTGTACGACGCTGTCCGACTACCTCAGTCACAACTCTGTGGCGCGGCATACTCGTCGACGCCTCTCCCCAACGTTCCCTCCTTTCATGGCAATCACCTGTATTATTTTCAGCATGAATCGAGTTCTTATGTTGCCCTATGTGCCTCAAATCGTAGAGAGAttagagagatagataggtAGGTAGGTAGACATGAAGTGCTATCCATGCACATAGGAGCAACACTGTGTAACTGTgaaacatatatatgcgaAAATATGTAGGTGAGTGTGTCATAACAGAGTACGGAGGAAAAAGCAGATTGGAAACGCGGTGCGAGTACCTGGACATCGTTGAGAATGACCTCGCATGTGGACGAAGCTTTGATTCCAAGTTTCTCCAGTGCAGGTCCGACCTCGAGGCCTGCCGTTCCTGCCTCCACTAGAAAGGCAGTGATGCCGCGGTAGCCctgagtgcatgcaacaaAAAATacaatgcatgcactggcaCCCAGCGTGTGCGAGTCTGGTTGCGGCCATGGCTCTTGCACCCGCATTCATGCCTCCCCCAAAAAGCCTTGAAGTCTCGTCTCTCTAACCGAGCGAAAAACGCGACATCTATTCACCTACATAATTACATATATGTGcacacatgtacatgcatgGGGAGAGAGATTTGTAGTGACGCTGAGatacacgcatatacatacatatatatgtatatatatatatgtatatgtatatatatatatatatatatatatttacatacgGGCAGAAGGGCAACTGCTCCCAAAGACACGCACACAGAGACATATctatagatatgtatatgcacatgGAGAGATGGTGGATTGATcgcaggtgcatgcacagtaCTCATATACACGCCTCTATGGATCCATAACGGTGGCTTGAGCATTGATGGCAGATGCTTTGTTAGGGATTTAAACGCATTTCTTGTCGCACCTGATCTAGGTCGTAGCTAGCGAATacgaggaagaggccagCCTCTCGAGCGGTGGAAATCCACTGCTTTGCTCCATTTAGCACCCAGGCGTCGCCGTTCTCCGACCTCCGTGCGGTGGCTTTCAGAGCGAAGGCGTCGCTGCCGCTCTCGCTCTCACTCAGGCAAAAAGAACCGAGCATGTCTGAGGAAAAAGCACTTACGAAAGAGAGCTCTGGCATTTCGCGAGTTCGCAAATGCCCTCCAGCCGAGATCTGCATCTTTGTGTGAGAGGAGTTTCATACGTCAATTTGCACATCCACACAGGTGtgtataattatatatatatatatatatatatatatatatgcttgcATGTGTTTACTATGCATACGTAAaagcgtatatatatatatatatatatatatatatatatatatatatatatgtatatgtctgaATAGAGGCCAgggtgtgtgtctctgtttctggaTGCCTGGAGCAAGTTCTGTAGTGCGCACGTCTGACTCTATTATTGTCTCGATATCTGTCTGTCAACTCTCCTTCGGCTTCTCATTCTTGCGTCTCCGTGGGCATCCCTCCACGTTTTTTCTATCTCATCAGTCTCAAGGCCTTCAAAGCGAACTGCCCACAACTCacatcctcttcttctttcaaaTTTCTAGTTAAatatatcgatatatatatatatatatatatatatatttgtatataaatatatatagatataaatCCATACAGATATCCAGatatacatccatatatatccatatacatatccatatgcacatatccacatatacatccatatatattcacatgcatatccacatatatacccatatatatatatatatatatatatccacatatatatcaataaacatccatatatatattcacatatatatgtatatatgcaagtatatacatatagacgCAAATGTTAGGTGCTCTACAGAGCTAAGCACCCATAGCTATACCGAATGGGGTACATGTGTCTAGCTTTTCCGACAGCTCTTCATAAATGCACACGGTTATAAAGACAGATTTATACAACTCGAACACAGTATGCATATGCCTGTATCAGCAGCGCGCTTCTGTgcacatctacatatatatttttttAATTTAACTGTTGAAGGGGAAAGCAGGATTTCGTGCTTACTGGACGCGAGTTGGGGCAAGaatttctctttctgctcctcgGTTCCGTAGAGCGTCAGTGCCCGATTGATCAGTGTgttctggagaagagaaacgccaaGACCGTTTTTATTAGAAGAATGTCACATGAATCGACTGCTGTCCCCCTTGTCCCCGATTCGTCTAGGTCAACCGCAAGAAAACTCCGCCTTTGTCAACACATGTCGAGAGGTGGACGCTCAACCCCCGTGAAGATCTGCACACTTGAAGGTACATAACCATGCATCTGCCCGTGCATCCGTAGTCCTGTCTAGTTGTGAatcggtgcatgcatgcacgcacatGTCGAGTTACACAAatcactgcatgcacgcgaaTGCCTGCCTAGTAACGGAAATCACAGCATGTATACAAGCACATGCACCTCCAGGGACAAAAGGCTTTTCAGATACGTGCATCCGTGCAGGTAGACAAACATATGCATGGGTGCGCGTAGCAGTCATCTGGAACCGATCGGCATCCATGCGAAAGGTCGGAGGCTAGCATCCACCGCGCGCGGATCGATGAGATAAACCACTCACTCGGAAACACACCTACCGATGTGACAATGTCTGTCTTtgaatacatacatatatacacatatatacatatatacatatatacatatatacatatatatatatatatacatatatacatatatatatatgtacagaaCGAGGCACAGTAGGACACAGTCATTTATGTTTATAAATCGGTGTGTGTCAATCACTCTATccatataatatatatgtatttttGAACTGAAGGACAAGCTGTTGTTGCTTGCGTCAAGAAGAGCACGTACGTGGATATCGACAAGAGCGGCGACCGAAGGGTCGACTCTCGCAAGTTCTTCAATGACGACGAGAGAGTTGAAAAACGACATGGCACTACCTCCGTACTTCTCCTCGATTTCCATCCCCAGGTAACCTGAACGTCGACAGGATCCGTGAGACATGTCATACAGCTCGAACATCGTCTGTTGACCCTACACAGCCTTTGAATGCGAAGGcctatgcatgcacactctCATTTTTCTCCGAGGCACACTGCAAACTGCCAGCGCACATGTACTCTTCTCATACGAGATACCTAAACacgcatatatgcatatacatatacgtatttgtacatatatgtatatatatatatatatatctacggactaataaataaatatatatccAAATACGTATACGTTTATGCGTGACTGAATTTAGATACGCAGGGTAGGTGGGATGtcaaagatataacggtatATGTCCTCAATTTGGCCTTTGTCGAACTGTGAGTATCTGCACATGAGTACATATCTGAGAGTGTAGGTgtgtggagaaggcggaatATATTTACATGGATGTGCACGAGGTCTATAATTTTGCAGTGCATTTAAAAGTTGGGACAAAGTGGGAAACAACTGCTGCATCTACATGGATTGgcgcgcatgcgcctgcACGCAGTTTttgaaggaaaagaaattCACGCAGTGTACGGACGCTCAGGGGAAAGAAGCACGAACTTTGAGAGTTAGCACCACCGGAAGCCGAAAAAAAAGAATCGAGAAAACGCACCTTGCTTGAAGAGACCCTCGATAACCTCCGCTTCGATTGCTCCCTCATCATCCATCGCCTCCACCTTGGAACGAATTTCCTGGGGAGATCCGTTTGCGAAAGTCCACAGTGCACGCAAACGTGAAAGATAACAAAGTGGGTGCGCAGAAAGCCATGCGCCACAAAGACGCACGACCGAACGTCTACACATAAAGGTGCACAAAAAGGGCGTAATGGACACCTACGCACAGGCAGCTTTAAGTCAACTTGGGTGTACACAGGTCTGTATTTCCATATGCTTGCATATGTAAGTCGACGCaaggtgtatgtacagcgtTAAACGCAACTGCACAGCTTTGCACGCAAAAACCAAGGTGCGTCTGCTTTCACGCTGCTTGCACACACGGTTTCAGAGCGtgctgtgtttctcttggATTGAAGAGAATAGCAAAGACTCCAGACTTGGAGACGTAGGACTGCCTTTCCTGACACACACCTCCTCAGCAAAGCGCCTGACAGCCTGTCGCAGTGTGGCGGTGTCTGTGCagcagagagcaggagaagcagcagaggcggaaAGATACAATGAGCAAAACCCATcagaggcaagagaaaaTCAGACGGAAAATGCAGGGATCGGCGCCACAGGGAGAAGGGCCAGTCTCTGAAATCGCGTTCTaccgagaaaaacagatgaAATATCAAAACACAACCTTCACGGCTCTGTACAAGCGCCAAGGAGAAAGCATATATTCGATCCAAATCTGGGACAAAGATGCACTTCTACAAACTGACCAACCAAACGGACTCATGCCTGTACACTCGATCacacacaaagaaaaacgtcTACGAAGACATATCATGAgcatacgcatatatgtatgcgcacaaatatatatatatatatgtatatatatatatatataaagaaTAGACGTATACGCTTTGCATATATATGACCTCTATGCCACGTCACGGCAAAGAAAGGGAGCAAAAGGTTGAGATCCAACACATGCACTGACACGGCGTACCCACGTGCTGTTTGATTCACGAATATACGTAAAGATGTCTACGCGCTATTTCCGAGTAAAACATACAGGCACATTGTCCAACACTTCAAGCATACGTTTaaatgcatatgcatatatatatatatatatatgaatataatgaatttatatatatgaatattgTATAAATgaatgtatacatatatgggGATAcaatgtacatgtatatgtgtatatacatatatgaaAGCAagataatatatatatatatatatatatatatatatatgaaagtcatatatatatatatatatgtatatatggagaGGAATAGCCAAGACGAGGAACTGGGAGTCACCTGTGTCAAGGAGCGTGAGAGGTCGGAGGCTCGAGCGAGGGGCATTCGTCTTTTCCGATTCCTCAGAAGAAAATTCAGAGTCGAGGTCGTCATCGCTGTTTGGATTATCCCCGGTCCAGAGTTGCCGCGCGTAACTCTTCAGatcgtcttttttctttcctgctttcgcttccttttccggCGAAGTGGCGAATAAACGCGAAAACAGAGCCGGCACGCAGCCTCTGCTCCGCATatcaggtgtacatacaacAGCACTGAAAGCGCCGGTTCCGGGCTGCCACCTGCGCCGTACAGGGTGCAGCCGAGATatcggaggagagaaagtgggttgaaaaagaagaaattTAGGAATGAAGAGGGACGAAAACACAACTGAAACACAAACAGATGCAACTGCAAACAGTAAAAACGACACAAGAGACatatacgtgtatgtatgtatatatcttTGGGACAGCACGTGCAGATCAGAGCGCCTATCCATACGACTGCAGCGACCTCTTTACCATTCGCATGTGCAAGTGTATACGCGGCGGTACACGTATGATACTTCTTTCTAGGTATACTCGGTGTATTCACAATCGTAGAACTCATCGATCTTGCACGATTTTTCCGACCTGTCTGCTCTCGAGCGTGTCGCCGCTCTTCGCTACGTTCGCTGGGAATCTGCGGTGGGGGTGTATGTACGGGCCATTCCACCTGACTCCCTCCGTCAAGCCGTCCGAGCATGTTTCTTCCTCATAGCTTACCTGTTCTCTTGGCTTTGCGCAACCGAGACCCATTCCCTAGTTTTTCCGAGAGG from the Toxoplasma gondii ME49 chromosome IX, whole genome shotgun sequence genome contains:
- a CDS encoding short-chain-acyl-CoA dehydrogenase (encoded by transcript TGME49_266270); translated protein: MRSAALHLPKRFVRSGFSAAPVGKALAVPRACLVAPPLGKTREWVSVAQSQENRWQPGTGAFSAVVCTPDMRSRGCVPALFSRLFATSPEKEAKAGKKKDDLKSYARQLWTGDNPNSDDDLDSEFSSEESEKTNAPRSSLRPLTLLDTDTATLRQAVRRFAEEEIRSKVEAMDDEGAIEAEVIEGLFKQGYLGMEIEEKYGGSAMSFFNSLVVIEELARVDPSVAALVDIHNTLINRALTLYGTEEQKEKFLPQLASNMLGSFCLSESESGSDAFALKATARRSENGDAWVLNGAKQWISTAREAGLFLVFASYDLDQGYRGITAFLVEAGTAGLEVGPALEKLGIKASSTCEVILNDVQVHDSCVLGEVGEGYKIAIRLLNEGRIGIAAQMLGLAKGAFETAMRYMHDRQQFGRKIADFQGVQFEYAKLATEIEAAALLTANAALLREAGQPFAKEAAMAKFKSSEVAQRVSSACIDFVGGNGFTKSFGLEKLFRDSKIGTIYEGTSNMQLQTIAKVLQREFSGSH